The genome window TGGAGGAAGTTCAAGCCTACGAGGAAATTGAACAAGGTACAAGTGTTTATTATTAATGTAGAGAAATACCTCATATCTGTGTAAAATTAGTTACTAACACTTTTCTTCTATTTACACAGATTTTTTGACAAGTGACTCCATAGATAACTGATAACAATATGTTAATATGGTAAATTACTTGTGGGTCTATTATAATTATACTTAATGACCTGGTCTAGCCTAGTGGAGAGGAGGCTAATGGTGTGCTCCACCCGGATCGAGCGTGGAGATAAAGCCGACGGATCGTGACGGGAAGATGAGGCCGGTGGCACACGTtatggacaaaaaaaaaaaaaccctacataAATGAATGCTACCAACAAATGGTTCGATTCTAGTTTGACCTAATACATCCACGTAATTAATAATGTGCCATCATTTTTTTCAATCCCACcctatgataccaattatacTACTCTGAAATGATACTAATAATACCGGTGAGAATAAATGTATTATGTGGTCAATTCGAACCATCCGATCAAAAGAAATAGATGGGAGGAAATTCGCTTTAATGTACTGTAGAACTCTTTTTAGAATGCTTTTCTAAAACAATAGTGTACATTTTTGTTATCCCGGGTGGCTGTTGACTAGGAATAAAAAATGGAATCATAGATGGGTCgcgtttcttttcttttcattgtGGCGCTAGCCAGAGTGCGATAAGATGGAGACTGAGGTGGCACATGTAAGACAGGGTCAAGCCTTCGCTCTCGGCTATGGTGCTCCGCCGCCCCACTACCGATCCCACTTGCCGACGGCCACAACCCCCCACAACACTTCCTCCTGCTCGCATGCTACTCATGGCGATTATACAAGGAAGACGCGGAGGAAGGGGCGGCGGTCATGCATGTACTGTCAGGTTCTATCATCGTCGGGACACCTGGTGATCACTGCGCACGATAGTGGCGCGCGAAAGCGAGGTGTGGACGCTTTCATGGCGACGACGGTGAGGTGAGGTTTGACGAGTGACAGGAGCTCGCCGTGGTGGCGCCGCCTGTCGCGCGCGCCGCGTTTACTTGGGTTCGCTGACACGTAGCTCGCCTGCGGGGCAGGGTAACGAATTCTATAGGTGCACGTAGCGCCTAATCCGAGTCAAACCAAGAACGATTATCTGGGAAACTTTTCGTTGATTTGGATGTCCAATTCCCCTACGTGCTGCATAATGCAGTCTATTGAATATACTCAATAGAAGTAGCTGACGACCGACCCTTCACGATCACTGAAAAATTATGTCGCCTGAGTTCTGAGTTTGTCATATTTTGTACagtaaaatttgtcttttttaatttcttattatataagtaattatttgagttaaatttttttaagagctaTATTATAGCATTCTCTGCACCACATATACATTCTTTTAGATTTTTCATAAcaatttcgatagtgttttaaattttgagagcattaaaatactgttttttttatatttttctaaccCAGCCCGTTGTAATGGcgatagatttatttttgttaaatatgaTCTAtacaatgagaagaaaaaatacAAATTTCATTATACAAAGCCTAGATGtgcgattttttaaaatagatactTATTTTTGCAACATTtcaatttaagaaatataaaaataaaacagCTCAGCAGGTCGAACGGATTACAAGCCCAGAAAATCAAACGCAACAACCAGGCCACGTTCGCAAAGCCCACGGAAAGGCATCTCCAGGCCCAAAAGCCCGTCGGTCAAACCTCACCAACCCAGCGCGAATCTCCAGGCAAAAACACGGCCTCAAAACGCCCTTCCCTGCACAACTAGGGTTTCCCTCTCCACCCCCTCCTCCGGAGACTCGGGAGAGCGCGGCACTAtcccggcggcggcgaaggtcGCGGCGACCCCACGCAGCAAAGGCGCCATGGCTGCACCGGAGGCGCCCTCCTGCTACGTCGGGATCGCGCGGCAGTCCGCCGCCTTCCGCCTCATGAAGCAAATGGTACGTGATCCAATCCCGTCCTCGTGCAATTTTCCTGTTGGAAAACGGAGCTTTATTTTGTGACCTGGGCATGTTTGGCACGAGGATTAAGGTTATTAGATCTAGCAGCTTGAGCCGTGACTGATACGTTAGCATTTGGAGCTACTTTGGATGAACAATCGAGACTAACGAAGTGTTAATGCTACTGAGCAGTAGAAAGCTGTAGCATTTTAGTCATGCGATGCAAATAAGGTGAAATCTGAAGTATCGGAGAGACAAAAATTATACTGCGTCTGGTATGTTCTGCGAGTAGTGAACTTCGTTCTTGTTATAGTAATTGCTGGTACAAAGATACATGAACGAACGAACTGCACTTTCTGTAAATTGGTTGCTTTCTCCATGTAGCGCTGGCTGTATGTGAACTTATAATCAGCCTCTTTACTGATCCGACTATGATTTAATACTTTCTTAGGGATGGGAAGAAGGTGAAGGCCTTGGCAAAGACAAGCAAGGCATAAAGGGCCATGTTAGGGTGAAAAACAAGCAGGACACACTAGGTCCGCTTTCTTCTTCTAGCACTCCCTGAGGGTTTCAAAATTGACGAAGTAAAGAATTACCTCTTCCTAAATAACCTCAGCTGAGTTTGCTGAGGCATGGTTCTGATTTGTATGCAGGTGTTGGTGTAGACAGTCCTCATAACAAATGGGTATATGACACCACCCAATTTGACAACATACTGAAGAAACTGAAAGTGGTATGACACATAAAAATTACCATTTCAGCTGCTCTGGCTGAATTTCATTTATAATGTATGGTAATCGTTTCTAATCTAGTTCTTGTGATTTGGTCGTCGTTTCTCTCTGCGAATAGCAGCAAGCAGCTGATCCTATTCAAAAAGGTATACCTTGCACatcatttttatgttttcatttggtaaatgtttttttaattaCATCCATCTTACTATTTTGCAGATGTTGAGGCTGTTGCTGATTCGCCTGATAGCACACCTAAGAAAGAAAAGCCAGCAATTGATGAAGTTACTAAAGTTACTCGGCCTCAAGGAAGGTTGGTTTGACCCTTATTTTGAACCTTTTGAATCCTCAATTTATTATTTCTTCCGTTTACGTGACAACTTTTTTTCAGAtacaagaaaagagagagggggaaaaGTGTGAGCTCTTATTCAGCAATAGATCTTCAAGGCATACTTGTGAGTGATTATCTGTGATTGTTTCTTCCTTAAATAATATGGCTATTATCAATGGAATTTTTGTTTCTTCCACAGTGTATTAATGTGTGGTAACTCTAATTAATTAGAGTGCTGCATCCAGTGCGCTGGACTGGACTGCATGCATTTGAATTGCTTAAACTACTCTTGTGAAGAAGATATTTTAATAACTTGCCTGGTTAGGATCTCTAAGGCGACTTGTGTTGGCACAGGTACGCAAAAATGAAGATAATTGCCAAGTGAATCTGGAAGTTGAACCAACATGCTTGGATGAACCTGATTCCATTATCTGCCAGGATGCAGGTCTGTACTGTGTGGTTATAACTTGCATGAGCTTTTGGCCCATTATTCTTATATTGATCTAGGTGCCTTCCTTTTAGAACCAGAAAAGATTTGTAGGTGGACTGTGGAGCATTTTGTAGGAGTAAAaactaagaaaagaaaaacatccAGTGCTCTAAATATGTTATAATACGTGCACTAGCTACTAAGGACACTGCTTGAAATCGGGTTGGTTATCGGATCCTTTTTGGGTTCTTCTCAAGTGGAAATAGAATATTAGAATTACAACCATCAGACTCCAACTTCACTTCTTCCTCACAACAAAAAATGCAATGTGAAAAGGCTAGGATATCTGCTCGGCATACAAGTGATATTACCACTATATGTTCTATTTATCATACTGTCGAAGTTTCAAGTCCAttttatctcttcttgattAGAAAGAATAGCCACTGTGTCAACATCTGAGCTGCTAAGTGCTCTTCCATTTGTTTCTTTTCTAATGGTCTTCATTGTGTACTAACTTGATTCAGCTTTAGTAACTTGCTTTTCAACTCTATTTTGGTTCAGTATCCCAAGCTGATGATATGAACTGGTGGGGGCACAAATACGGATTTTTATCAGGAGGCTTTCTAGGAGCAACATCTCGTAAAAATAAATCTTCACGAAAAGATCCTGGTAATGTCCGCCAGACATTTGGGGAGGAAGATCAAGAAAACCTATACAATCTTGTTCAGGTTGGTATGCACTGCACATAAAATTCCCATGATGTTTAACAGCGAGCTTGCTATTTCTAGATTTTGCATTTGCAAGATAATTTTGTTGACAATGCTGAGGGTACTCTAGATGTGATTTTACAGGCATTTCAATTACCATTTAAGCATGTTTCCATTTCACTCCACTGAGATTGTGCTCTGACGTTTTCACTTGATGTTTAACAGCGAGCTTGCTATTTCTAGATTTTGCATTTGCAAGATAATTTTGTTGACAATGCTGAGGGTACTCTAGATGTGATTTTACAGGCATTTCAATTACCATTTAAGCATGTTTCCATTTCACTCCACTGAGATTGTGCTCTGACGTTTTCACTTCATGTCCTCAACTAGATGCTGATTTTTAGTGATAATTGTGTGTGTAATTACAGAACAATGAACATATAAATATTCTTATAAACAAATAGATGTACCTGAAATTTTAATATATTCATTTCTGATGAAGAATCTGTGTAATTTGCTGCAGGATAAAGCTACTTCTGGAAAGCAGGGTCTTGGCATCAAGAGCCTGCCAATGAAAGTTGCTGGCCAACGTTGGAAGGGGAACAAAACTTCTTTTGGTGATAGTGATGAAGAAAATTCAGCCCTGTCCGATGAATTGTCAGAACTGGAGGAGAACGTTGACAAGGAAGAACCTGTCAATGATGCTCAATCTGCAGACAGGGAGCAGAATACAGGAAAAGAATTATCTGTGGGTGCGAGACCCAAAACCAAGGTCAAGAAACTGTGCAAGAGAATACTCCGTCAGGTATCTTTGTGTTCTCTGTGTGAGTGCTTCATGTGTTGTGCTCTGGTGATGATGCTTACTGATTGTTGTTCTTTCAAGGCTCCGTCTCAGTCGATGAAATTGAAGGATCTTAAGGTAGCTGTTGAAGAACATTCAAATTCTGTATTCTCCAGCTTCTCTTGCAGACGCGAAGCTCTCTCCTTCTTGAAGACGAAGGTACACCTCATTATTACCCCTGATCACTTGGCAGATATGAGCCTTGTCTTGCCTTTTGTTTTCTAAGCTAATGTTAGTGCCTAACTGGGCATTACATACTATGGAATCTCCTCTGAGTTACATGGTGATTTATGTTATCTTCTTGTTAGGAATTTAGGATGCATCCTGTTCTTATTCCGTTCAGGGAATAGTGATGTGCTGATATGCTATTCTCAGGCAGTATTGGCTGCATGAGATCCAGCATACTGTTAGTATACACCTTCCGTTAATTCCTGTTTGAACACTCGTTCTGTTCTGCAGCTTCAAGGAAGCAGGAAATTTAATGTGGAGGGCAAGAGAGTACAACTTGTGTCGTGAAAGCAAATACGAAGAGCGGTAGATgatttcgaaaaaaaaagagcCTACTACGGGTAGCGGTGCATAGTGCACTGTTGA of Phragmites australis chromosome 3, lpPhrAust1.1, whole genome shotgun sequence contains these proteins:
- the LOC133911468 gene encoding G-patch domain-containing protein 1-like isoform X2; translated protein: MAAPEAPSCYVGIARQSAAFRLMKQMGWEEGEGLGKDKQGIKGHVRVKNKQDTLGVGVDSPHNKWVYDTTQFDNILKKLKVQAADPIQKDVEAVADSPDSTPKKEKPAIDEVTKVTRPQGRYKKRERGKSVSSYSAIDLQGILVRKNEDNCQVNLEVEPTCLDEPDSIICQDAVSQADDMNWWGHKYGFLSGGFLGATSRKNKSSRKDPGNVRQTFGEEDQENLYNLVQDKATSGKQGLGIKSLPMKVAGQRWKGNKTSFGDSDEENSALSDELSELEENVDKEEPVNDAQSADREQNTGKELSVGARPKTKVKKLCKRILRQAPSQSMKLKDLKVAVEEHSNSVFSSFSCRREALSFLKTKLQGSRKFNVEGKRVQLVS
- the LOC133911468 gene encoding G-patch domain-containing protein 1-like isoform X1, which gives rise to MAAPEAPSCYVGIARQSAAFRLMKQMGWEEGEGLGKDKQGIKGHVRVKNKQDTLGVGVDSPHNKWVYDTTQFDNILKKLKVQQAADPIQKDVEAVADSPDSTPKKEKPAIDEVTKVTRPQGRYKKRERGKSVSSYSAIDLQGILVRKNEDNCQVNLEVEPTCLDEPDSIICQDAVSQADDMNWWGHKYGFLSGGFLGATSRKNKSSRKDPGNVRQTFGEEDQENLYNLVQDKATSGKQGLGIKSLPMKVAGQRWKGNKTSFGDSDEENSALSDELSELEENVDKEEPVNDAQSADREQNTGKELSVGARPKTKVKKLCKRILRQAPSQSMKLKDLKVAVEEHSNSVFSSFSCRREALSFLKTKLQGSRKFNVEGKRVQLVS